CGTAAAGCTGTTGAATTGTATAGAGCTCAGAAATATGAACAAGCGCTTGAACTTTATAATGAGTTGATTGTCAATGATCCTTATAATGCAGTGTATAACTACAATATTGCAGAAATTTTATACAGACAAAATCAGTATGAACAGGCAGCTCAATCGTACAAGCGAGTGCCAATGTACGCATTGAAAAAAAAACAGCTTGCAGAGTATGCATGGTACGGAGCTGGAAATAGTTTTTATCAGCTCAAGCAATGGCAAAATGCTATTGAAATGTATGAACAAGCGTTAAAAATAGATCCTGAAAATGAACAAACTCGCCATAATCTTTGGCTTGCTCAGCAAGAATTAGCAAAAGAGCAATATGAAGACCAGCAAGATGATTCAAATAGCTCTGGAGATGAGTCGAATGGTACTAAAGATCAATCAAAGCAAGATCAAAATAGTAAAAATTCTAAAAAAGAAAATTCTAGCGATAAGGCTAAATGGAAAGATGATCATGAATTAAATAAAGGATCTTCTCCAAGTGAAGAATCATCTAGTTCTGAAAAGCAATCATCAGGAGATGATGAAGATAGTGATAATGATTCGTCTGAAGCATTTGAAAAAGGCAAATCATCACAAGAAAAAAATAGTGATGCAGGTGATGAAAAACAGAATGAATCTTCTGAGAGCCAAGGCCAACAAGATGATGTAGATTCACAGGGTGAAAAGTCATCTGATGAAAAAAAATCTCATCAAGAAAAAAATGGTAAACGAGAAGAACGAGATCAACTTGATGAAGAAAATGCATCTGCTGAGAAAACAGATAATGGAACAAGCCAAAAGGGCCAAGACAAAGATGTATTGCAGGATGCTCAAGAAAAAAATTTGGATGAAAAATTACAAGAACATCAACAAAAACTTGATGATGTAGCTGCTCATGTTGAAGAAAATATTACACCATCGCAAAATGAGCAAGCAGGGCTAGAAGAAAATAGCAATAATTTAGAGCATGAGCAGAGCAAAGAAAATGCATCATCTCAATCAGAAGATTTGCAAGATTCTACACAGAATAGTGAATTAAAAAAGCCAGCAAGTACGGGTTCTCAAAAACAATCATTAAAAAATGATTTGCAAGAATTGTATGAATCAAAAAGCTCAGAAGATGACAGGTTCAATTCACATTATGCAGAAATTATGCAAGCACTTGAAAATCACGAAGAGCAAATACAACGATACGTTATTAAAAATAAAGTTGCAGAAAAAATGGTGGGGCAGCATGGAAAAAAAGGTTGGTAGCTTTATAGTATTTTTATTATTACTTTGTACATCAATTGTTTATGCATCAAATCAGTCAATTGTTGTATCTGTGTATGAT
This genomic interval from Candidatus Chromulinivorax destructor contains the following:
- a CDS encoding tetratricopeptide repeat protein, producing the protein MKKIYVALLCFSISFSLDAGIDTWQKNRKAVELYRAQKYEQALELYNELIVNDPYNAVYNYNIAEILYRQNQYEQAAQSYKRVPMYALKKKQLAEYAWYGAGNSFYQLKQWQNAIEMYEQALKIDPENEQTRHNLWLAQQELAKEQYEDQQDDSNSSGDESNGTKDQSKQDQNSKNSKKENSSDKAKWKDDHELNKGSSPSEESSSSEKQSSGDDEDSDNDSSEAFEKGKSSQEKNSDAGDEKQNESSESQGQQDDVDSQGEKSSDEKKSHQEKNGKREERDQLDEENASAEKTDNGTSQKGQDKDVLQDAQEKNLDEKLQEHQQKLDDVAAHVEENITPSQNEQAGLEENSNNLEHEQSKENASSQSEDLQDSTQNSELKKPASTGSQKQSLKNDLQELYESKSSEDDRFNSHYAEIMQALENHEEQIQRYVIKNKVAEKMVGQHGKKGW